From Synechococcales cyanobacterium T60_A2020_003, a single genomic window includes:
- a CDS encoding HAMP domain-containing protein codes for MAFRLPPFTTNSSVLRRLNTWRNQLRQKPHPHLDRLQQQLHDLQISHKLSLGFGVLLFLTFLVVGRSYWGSVRAMLTIHRTQDLRMPMALISADAEANLLSMMSNVRGYLATGESQYRDRYQKERQTFEADLVKMHALLEQQRSSKTDEYLDDLQDTYTDWLPLTDQLFSLRNNALDNQPALRQLDEEGEVPIAVISTTIGEIIQEQEGRSPSAENTILLGDLIDFRGSFALLVSSLRSYIVTQNPSFRFEYSANLRENNEAWRQIISQRSLLTASQQAKLDKIASMRTPFLALSDNLFHIVEGDRAREDLYLFQAEVEPLADDMLNLLEEIVMIEQQALTQDLERGQQSLQAAQWQTLLTGLIALFLGMGMTYLLRRQIADPIKRLTQVTARLSDGDLEARAVVESKDEIGILATTFNQMTDHLAKSREELAQYNRTLEQRVEARTLELQEKNGQLEETLKDLQNTQAQLIQTEKMSSLGQLVAGVAHEINNPVNFIHGNTSHAKDYVSDLLSLIKLYQDQYPDPSAAIADKLDEIDFEFLQQDFPNLLASMQVGTERIREIVQSLRTFSRLDEAEVKEINIHDGLESTLMILRHRLKACKTHPEIVLIKNFGDIPPVECYAGQLNQVFMNILSNSIDALNERDAGRSPDDLKTHPSAITISTHQPNPAWVAIHIADNGPGIPTDVQTHLFEPFFTTKPVGKGTGLGMSISYQIVTEKHQGHLYCISQPGNGAEFIIELPVRQS; via the coding sequence ATGGCCTTTCGATTGCCTCCCTTTACCACCAATTCTTCAGTCCTACGTCGGCTTAATACCTGGCGCAATCAGCTCCGACAAAAACCGCATCCCCATCTGGATCGCCTACAACAGCAACTGCATGATCTTCAAATCAGCCATAAGCTGAGCTTGGGGTTTGGGGTGCTGCTTTTCCTGACCTTTTTAGTGGTAGGACGCAGCTATTGGGGCAGTGTGCGTGCCATGCTGACGATTCATCGCACTCAAGACTTGCGGATGCCGATGGCGCTGATCTCAGCCGATGCCGAAGCCAACTTGCTGAGCATGATGTCCAACGTGCGGGGATATTTAGCGACGGGGGAATCCCAGTATCGCGATCGCTATCAGAAGGAGCGCCAGACCTTTGAAGCAGACTTAGTCAAGATGCATGCACTTCTGGAACAGCAGCGTTCTTCTAAAACGGATGAGTATTTAGACGATTTACAGGATACCTACACCGACTGGTTGCCCTTAACCGATCAGTTATTTAGCCTGCGAAACAATGCGCTGGATAATCAGCCAGCCCTCCGCCAGCTTGATGAGGAAGGTGAAGTGCCGATTGCCGTCATTTCTACCACTATTGGTGAAATTATTCAGGAGCAAGAAGGGCGATCGCCTTCGGCTGAAAACACGATTCTCCTAGGTGATTTAATCGATTTCCGTGGGTCGTTTGCCCTGTTAGTGTCCTCGCTGCGAAGCTACATTGTGACTCAAAATCCCTCCTTCCGGTTTGAGTACAGTGCCAACCTCAGGGAAAACAATGAGGCATGGCGGCAGATTATCAGTCAGCGCTCCCTGCTTACGGCTAGTCAGCAAGCCAAGCTCGACAAAATTGCTTCGATGCGGACTCCGTTCCTAGCACTCTCCGATAATTTGTTCCACATTGTCGAGGGCGATCGCGCCCGTGAAGATCTCTATCTCTTTCAAGCTGAGGTTGAACCCCTAGCCGATGACATGCTGAATCTGCTAGAAGAGATCGTCATGATTGAGCAGCAAGCCCTTACTCAAGATCTGGAACGTGGCCAACAAAGTTTGCAAGCGGCCCAGTGGCAAACGCTCCTCACAGGTCTGATTGCTCTGTTCCTGGGCATGGGTATGACCTACTTACTCCGACGGCAGATTGCCGATCCCATCAAACGTCTGACTCAGGTTACCGCACGACTCTCCGATGGGGATTTAGAGGCCCGCGCCGTGGTGGAATCTAAGGATGAGATTGGGATCTTGGCAACTACCTTCAACCAAATGACCGACCACTTGGCGAAATCTCGCGAAGAACTGGCTCAGTACAATCGCACCCTAGAACAGCGCGTTGAAGCACGGACCCTGGAACTTCAGGAGAAAAATGGTCAGCTTGAGGAAACCTTGAAAGATCTCCAGAATACCCAGGCGCAGTTGATTCAAACCGAAAAAATGTCGAGCTTAGGCCAGTTGGTCGCAGGGGTTGCCCATGAGATTAATAACCCCGTGAACTTTATTCACGGGAACACGAGCCACGCTAAAGACTATGTCTCGGATCTCTTAAGTCTCATTAAACTCTATCAAGACCAGTATCCCGACCCCTCAGCGGCGATCGCAGATAAGTTAGACGAAATCGACTTTGAGTTTTTGCAACAAGATTTTCCAAACCTGTTAGCCTCCATGCAGGTGGGAACGGAACGGATTCGCGAGATTGTGCAATCTCTACGCACCTTCTCACGCTTAGATGAGGCTGAAGTCAAAGAAATCAACATTCACGACGGGTTAGAAAGCACGCTGATGATTTTACGCCATCGGCTCAAGGCGTGTAAGACTCACCCAGAAATCGTGCTGATTAAAAACTTTGGCGACATTCCTCCTGTCGAATGCTACGCTGGACAACTCAATCAGGTGTTTATGAACATCCTGAGCAATTCCATTGATGCCCTAAACGAGCGGGATGCGGGGCGATCGCCCGACGACCTCAAAACTCACCCCAGCGCTATTACCATTTCCACCCATCAGCCCAATCCTGCCTGGGTAGCGATTCATATTGCCGACAATGGCCCTGGAATTCCGACTGATGTTCAGACACACCTCTTTGAACCATTTTTCACCACTAAACCTGTCGGCAAAGGGACAGGGCTGGGTATGTCTATCAGCTATCAAATTGTCACCGAAAAGCACCAAGGCCACCTTTACTGCATTTCACAGCCAGGGAACGGTGCAGAGTTTATTATCGAGCTTCCGGTGCGGCAATCCTAG
- a CDS encoding ABC transporter substrate-binding protein yields MKRRTLVSRTLLSGTGLATVSACQSNAPTSQPESSDSSASNLANSSVRWRMATSWPKFLDVVFGTVERICQRVSDITKGQFVITPYEAGELVPGLEVMDAVSAGTVECGHTASYYYVKKNPALAFGTTVPFGLNAQQHMSWLLYGGGLDALQSLYSDFGVLYFPSGSTGAQMGGWFIREVKSLADLKGLKMRTPGLGGEVMKQLGVDVQVLAGNEIFEALEAGKIEAAEWVGSYEDERLGLNRIAPFYYYPGWWEPGTTYEVQVNRTAWDQLPMDYQEVLRTAIAESNLQMLAQYDAANGEALRRLLLKGTTLNPYSQDILDAAYRAAFELYDDMAAQDTAFSTLFDQWKTFRSQVYQWNYVNELSFANVALNRGAN; encoded by the coding sequence ATGAAACGTCGTACTTTAGTTAGCCGCACACTGTTGAGCGGTACGGGTCTGGCGACTGTTAGTGCCTGTCAGTCCAACGCCCCTACCTCTCAACCGGAGAGTTCCGACTCGTCTGCCTCCAACTTGGCGAATTCATCAGTACGGTGGCGGATGGCAACCAGTTGGCCTAAATTCCTAGACGTAGTATTCGGAACAGTTGAGCGAATCTGTCAACGGGTGAGCGACATCACCAAAGGACAATTTGTGATCACACCCTATGAAGCCGGGGAATTAGTCCCTGGTCTAGAGGTCATGGATGCCGTTTCCGCAGGTACCGTAGAATGTGGTCATACGGCTAGCTATTACTACGTTAAAAAGAATCCTGCTTTAGCCTTCGGGACGACGGTTCCCTTTGGTCTCAATGCCCAGCAGCATATGTCGTGGCTCCTATACGGTGGCGGACTGGATGCCCTGCAATCTCTGTATTCCGACTTTGGCGTGCTGTATTTCCCATCAGGCAGTACCGGAGCGCAGATGGGAGGCTGGTTCATTCGCGAGGTCAAATCTTTAGCCGATCTCAAGGGGCTGAAGATGCGGACTCCCGGTCTTGGCGGCGAAGTGATGAAACAGCTCGGTGTTGATGTGCAGGTGCTTGCGGGGAATGAAATTTTTGAAGCCTTGGAAGCTGGCAAAATTGAGGCCGCAGAGTGGGTCGGCTCCTATGAAGATGAGCGCTTGGGTCTAAACCGGATTGCGCCGTTTTACTACTATCCGGGATGGTGGGAACCGGGAACGACCTACGAAGTCCAAGTTAACCGCACAGCATGGGATCAATTGCCAATGGATTACCAAGAGGTGTTGCGAACGGCGATCGCCGAATCCAATCTCCAAATGCTGGCTCAGTATGACGCCGCGAACGGTGAGGCATTACGGCGACTGCTGCTCAAAGGGACAACCTTGAATCCCTATAGTCAAGATATTCTAGACGCAGCCTATCGTGCTGCCTTCGAGCTTTATGACGATATGGCCGCTCAAGACACAGCCTTCAGCACCCTATTCGACCAGTGGAAGACGTTTCGGAGCCAGGTTTATCAATGGAACTACGTCAATGAGCTGAGCTTTGCCAACGTTGCGCTGAACAGGGGAGCAAACTGA